A single region of the Drosophila miranda strain MSH22 chromosome 2, D.miranda_PacBio2.1, whole genome shotgun sequence genome encodes:
- the LOC108156564 gene encoding titin isoform X8 — MSETKKLLDKLLCDIYGQQEELARRRCTCHSRDHPLRSCKKKKKGRMAQLASGMTGGRAVLEKLNVRQVIDVVAILKVEILMMGYMLETALIARDRLNRHQEGLCKFIVIAVEKHDAQPKMRFSLSPPPRKASLTSPTSSTTNSKNRSTATHNMLTRNGGGGHESSCSTTAAAVATDEDAASDYNQWLHAMKLVARLPGGTPPEFRRKLWLSLADKYLKSKNVDWAKQREKCFCEEWREDDEELGIQIVKDLHRTGSNLCTGPAGSINQAKLKRILLGYARYNPEVGYCQGFNMLGALILQVMDKEEEESMKVMIYLVEGVLPTGYFYGSMGGLQADMGVFRELMQTRLPRLAKHLQRLQGPVENAYEPPLTNVFTMQWFLTMFCTCLPMSCVLRVWDLVLIEGSDVILRTALVLWSLLEERVLSVRSADEFYGKMGSYSSELLNGHLIDSNGLIERVVKLGPIADLRQLRDKHLYNIAPLRHQQGMQLYYDDEDTHSDEERMAVATVWGLNWGRRGSVGPAAGRQPTEPKDRMALDISLLKKQYDRLRERQKQAHVILTTACSTAARQGPPNTAHASVAVNQLLLGRPAIITNKGKRVSAPLGAIPPARKPSLPAVLHTKPSTEKQLRRGETLLWRDTDPTLRRRDSLTWKEIKAERAALVREGADKTMKTQKLRSRFGKSDSSSYSEDSDGEQEQVERAGGSGGSTGGGGSSTDTSLCDDDDPKSTEKSPKQKARLARKLKEKPQLLTGSREASLERQRPKSWAPSSHEIPFMLMGTESGDEKEPAAKQVAEVAEDSATESGRFGYEPELASKMEPLHLLVDTDTPGITSTSQLSPMPDMTSYLGASCISPLPTPRPVSIDPLGIEGAAGAASAAEEQGVESTPRRFDFSEDGVTNQYFERVNSVERPSRLELSYSLNEEGTDARAVYMEQRAQVEGQSGEQEAKAMSPPQIREDLVDADGKVPQIRDDNIPGENKDDYKEVLSMTIESQQPPPPTAAILSNASRKRHDPRRKTLTRSSTIDIEERFQALEHRFSQEQSCDKPKYIPSTAALEERFETLEKQLSAEKVRKELEEVDPELAEKSERIPSTADLESRFDALTKQMSSSESSSKAPPVDLGDAEQSSGSGAKEQKDSEKTSKLHRSEDSQSETKDTATTPQTENSKGTETDKNKEDKEGDQPRLRKLPSTAELEDRFNALERKMSVQNSSPAKTKKEPPDEEPAKEEPKARKEPATEEPKARKEPATDEPKARKEPAREEPKARKEPEDSENRDEKPQERRALKDSKDSEESNKQNETVKGKDRTPTKTPEEKEASKRVEPKASGKDSPDTKVESEKTKKKPEPENVENQEEPVKTPRKSPPSTEELEKRFNALEKQLSTTNLESSKEAEQTKSTAKDQRSTEARNQKEAETAEREQKSTKTFEEKLKEVNSVLTNDQKKSEVEVRAEEKRKSFEERCKSASKTLETKEKEVTASKKTDEIPSKKAEETQETSANNIKESHETKTENTRTKNTEECQQTEQKDRSKRRASEPPSTEDLEKRYETLKRRMSSKNHFSTQSETVNQALERIEQEVISECGEDRAAEKKQPPSTEDLESRFEALHGKDKAESKTKSQPKLVDVAIEAHIPSPPPAPPLPPAELRILAAPTLHQQQALIEELQSKMQGQGPGEENLKPSQINPQRKQQQRQRQLQLQQRPTTMGDETSEAPANTAYYRSGNDEPWQQRTVRRFSDLPSRADLVNRLQFLEKQLYMKFYKQRCASDSEVASKANVLVISADGPSTSRQALAEGQLEQRVLALEKQLSENSLKLLEAMREKSAAAVAVAPQSEDSGSPRRLSTDTIDATTGKELVRYTQNFSELEEVDSHKPINISINIKMMVNKDSERKRSESKSTTEDLARRIEQLEAQLVEERAKNGAVIPENEALEEPQPQPDKPDESEASKKQEKDCHNQNVKSDETVRLEDLPPEGIEPETVKETKTLENEEIAQARAKEVDGDKTAKEAVVDPKSEVQEENTKQEEVIKPEHVEEPSSKEMEPPQAEKDKPNKNEETKAKKCCSDESTAKKKSSNQQPEKNQPTTKDASKEMPDKMVTNGSDTGPVDASNKTVVLLMDNEPKASRLRRLTRANTEELEDLFQALEKQLNDRNLIKSEDGRLIRAESKPSAEQVEQAQAITDLTKQIEDYTSGNVEEEKPAKAAKEPIEDKPEAEEPNDYDWGPNPVKHHLKRKTVYLPSTKELEARFRSLERQIKLLEDVEKIDVEQRLKEIERKIKLQYSLSHEKDLNKYLDLCEGKGLDDDDLAVEETPTKEEPPPPATQRSRSPARKTATKSPYTSPSRKAATKSPYNSPSRKAASKSPYSSPYTSPYTSPSRQRQKTPGSSPTRASEKKAKRSPYTSPVRRQPHPNDLPISDDLEFKYRVLDLVRSKSKENLARRMNDPNRKPPIHPLEMLLDPSPDSSEIPTTGELEHRIRLLDEKLKSPVRPSRHKSRSRSPTIEDIKRKKMLEEQQPRTPVHNLERLVSSPGRPEPPTAEELDVRMRALEEEHSFDFKTQKDYKAFNQKLKDVISPSISFEEFKSAKSREQSPRRGGGATTPKSAMRRDDPDDYRRDDAHSKHTHTHYRPTSPKVIRFRDEDEDYFEEASAPRPKSRQSSERMVGTANEVMECLSENNKILQRILKKTLADQPSSIRSYSSSSAEGLDALGSRLMRETSPITRTGTHTGVPLRTTGENINDRLSSIKNSIKSIDTLCEEKPYQKEKCQRYIDSLFTDSLHFASKKSSVEDLAHSRSESRGRTMQRSSDYTPSIRITSEHRSLGSAESRRSLSPLGRDVSPLHHRSHRDISRDLSPRRRRGEQEDREEREERESSRIDN, encoded by the exons ATGAG TGAGACCAAGAAGCTACTCGACAAATTGCTATGCGACATTTACGGCCAGCAAGAGGAGCTGGCTCGACGCAGGTGCACCTGTCATTCAAGGGATCATCCTCTCAGATCCtgcaagaagaagaagaagggcAGAATGGCCCAGCTGGCCAGCGGCATGACGGGTGGTCGTGCAGTCTTGGAAAAGCTAAATGTGCGTCAGGTCATCGATGTCGTTGCCATTCTCAAGGTGGAGATCCTGATGATGGGCTATATGCTCGAGACAGCCCTCATAGCCAGGGATCGCCTGAACCGGCACCAGGAGGGGCTGTGCAAGTTCATCGTCATCGCCGTGGAAAAAC ACGATGCACAGCCTAAAATGCGTTTTAGCCTCTCACCACCGCCGCGGAAAGCCAGCCTAACCTCccccaccagcagcaccacaaACAGCAAAAATAGAAGCACCGCCACCCACAACATGCTGACACGCAATGGCGGTGGAGGCCACGAAAGCAGCTGCAGCACCACCGCCGCTGCAGTCGCCACCGATGAGGATGCTGCATCGGATTACAATCAATGGCTGCATGCCATGAAGCTGGTAGCCCGCCTGCCCGGCGGCACCCCACCCGAATTCCGGCGAAAG CTGTGGCTCTCGCTGGCGGACAAATACCTCAAGTCGAAGAACGTGGACTGGGCCAAGCAGCGGGAGAAGTGCTTCTGCGAGGAGTGGCGCGAGGATGACGAGGAGCTGGGCATACAAATCGTTAAG GACCTGCATCGCACTGGCTCCAATTTGTGCACCGGCCCCGCGGGATCCATCAACCAGGCCAAGCTGAAGCGCATTCTGCTCGGGTATGCCCGCTACAATCCCGAGGTGGGCTATTGCCAG GGTTTCAACATGCTGGGCGCTCTGATACTGCAGGTCATGGataaggaggaggaggagtctATGAAGGTCATGATCTATCTGGTTGAGGGCGTACTGCCGACGGGCTACTTCTACGGCTCGATGGGCGGCCTCCAGGCGGACATGGGCGTATTCCGCGAACTGATGCAAACGCGTCTGCCGCGCCTCGCCAAGCACCTGCAGCGCCTTCAGGGGCCCGTGGAGAATGCCTACGAGCCGCCCTTGACCAATGTCTTCACCATGCAGTGGTTCCTCACCATGTTCTGCACCTGCCTGCCCATGTCCTGTGTGCTGCGCGTCTGGGACCTGGTGCTCATCGAGGGCAGCGATGTCATCCTCCGCACCGCTCTCGTTCTCTGGAGCCTCCTTGAAGA ACGCGTTCTCAGTGTCCGTTCAGCCGATGAGTTCTATGGCAAAATGGGTTCCTATTCGAGTGAACTGCTTAACGGCCATTTGATCGATTCGAATGGACTGATCGAAAGAGTCGTCAAGCTAGGACCCATAGCGGATCTCAGGCAGCTGAGGGACAAGCATCTGTACAACATTGCCCCTCTCCGACACCAACAGGGAATGCA ACTGTACTACGATGACGAGGACACGCATTCGGATGAGGAGCGCATGGCGGTGGCCACCGTCTGGGGTCTGAACTGGGGCCGTCGCGGCTCCGTGGGACCAGCAGCGGGCAGGCAGCCTACGGAGCCAAAGGACCGCATGGCCCTGGACATTTCGCTGCTCAAGAAGCAGTACGATCGGTTGAGGGAGCGCCAGAAACAGGCGCATGTCATCCTGACCACCGCCTGCTCGACGGCAGCCCGTCAGGGACCACCGAATACTGCGCACGCCTCGGTGGCAGTCAATCAGCTGCTCCTCGGCCGGCCGGCCATCATCACCAACAAGGGGAAGAGGGTGAGTGCCCCCCTGGGAGCCATACCACCTGCCAGGAAGCCCTCCCTCCCAGCCGTTCTGCACACCAAACCTTCCACCGAAAAGCAGCTGCGACGCGGCGAGACCCTCCTGTGGCGGGACACGGACCCCACTCTCAGACGCCGGGACAGCCTGACCTGGAAGGAGATCAAAGCGGAACGGGCGGCCTTAGTACGCGAGGGCGCTGATAAGACGATGAAGACGCAGAAGCTCCGTTCGCGATTCGGCAAGAGCGACAGCTCCTCGTACAGCGAGGACAGCGATGGCGAGCAGGAGCAGGTGGAACGCGCCGGGGGCAGTGGTGGCAGCACCGGCGGCGGTGGATCCAGCACGGACACCAGTCTGTGTGACGACGATGACCCCAAGTCGACGGAGAAAAGTCCCAAGCAAAAGGCGAGGCTGGCGCGCAAGCTAAAAGAGAAGCCGCAGCTGTTGACGGGGTCCCGAGAGGCGAGCTTGGAGCGCCAGAGACCAAAGTCCTGGGCTCCCAGCTCCCATGAAATACCCTTCATGCTGATGGGCACAGAGAGTGGGGATGAGAAGGAGCCGGCCGCCAAACAGGTGGCGGAAGTTGCAGAGGACAGTGCCACCGAAAGCGGCCGCTTCGGCTATGAGCCCGAGCTGGCCAGCAAAATGGAGCCACTGCACCTGCTGGTGGACACAGATACCCCTGGAATCACCAGCACCAGTCAGCTGTCGCCGATGCCGGACATGACCAGCTATCTGGGCGCGTCCTGCATCAGTCCGCTTCCGACGCCCAGGCCGGTGTCCATCGATCCCCTGGGCATTGAGGGAGCAGCAGGAGCGGCGAGTGCGGCAGAGGAGCAGGGCGTCGAATCCACTCCACGTCGGTTCGATTTTAGTGAAGATGGCGTTACCAATCAGTATTTCGAGCGGGTGAACAGTGTGGAGCGTCCCAGCCGCCTGGAACTGTCCTACTCCCTCAACGAAGAGGGAACGGACGCTCGAGCGGTGTACATGGAACAGAGGGCTCAGGTGGAGGGACAGAGCGGCGAGCAGGAGGCGAAGGCAATGTCTCCGCCTCAGATAAGGGAAGACCTGGTGGATGCGGATGGCAAAGTGCCGCAGATCCGCGACGACAACATTCCCGGCGAAAACAAAGACGACTACAAGGAGGTGCTGAGCATGACGATAGAGTCGCAGCAGCCACCGCCTCCGACAGCCGCCATTTTGAGCAATGCCAGCCGGAAGCGTCACGATCCACGACGCAAGACGCTGACCAGATCCTCGACGATCGATATCGAGGAGCGTTTCCAGGCGCTGGAGCATCGCTTCAGCCAGGAGCAGTCATGTGATAAGCCCAAGTATATTCCCAGCACGGCCGCCTTGGAGGAGCGATTCGAGACCCTGGAAAAGCAGCTCAGTGCCGAGAAGGTGCGAAAGGAGCTGGAGGAAGTGGATCCAGAATTGGCCGAAAAGTCTGAGCGGATTCCCTCAACAGCCGATCTAGAGAGCCGTTTCGATGCCTTAACCAAGCAAATGAGTTCCAGTGAATCAAGTTCCAAGGCTCCCCCGGTGGACCTGGGGGATGCAGAGCAGTCCAGCGGAAGTGGCGCGAAAGAGCAGAAGGACAGCGAGAAGACCAGCAAACTCCACAGATCAGAGGACTCCCAATCCGAGACAAAGGACACAGCAACAACACCCCAAACGGAAAACAGTAAAGGGACGGAAACTGATAAAAATAAAGAAGATAAAGAAGGAGACCAGCCACGCCTTAGGAAACTGCCCTCGACAGCCGAGCTGGAGGATCGTTTCAATGCCCTGGAACGCAAGATGAGCGTACAGAATAGTAGCCCAGCCAAGACTAAAAAGGAGCCACCCGATGAAGAGCCAGCCAAGGAGGAACCTAAGGCCCGAAAAGAACCAGCCACGGAGGAACCTAAGGCCCGAAAAGAGCCAGCCACGGACGAACCTAAGGCCCGAAAAGAGCCAGCCAGGGAGGAACCTAAGGCCCGAAAAGAGCCAGAAGATTCTGAAAATAGAGATGAGAAACCCCAAGAAAGACGGGCTTTAAAGGACTCAAAGGATTCCGAAGAGAGCAATAAACAAAACGAAACGGTTAAGGGTAAGGATAGGACACCAACGAAAACCCCTGAAGAAAAAGAAGCGTCTAAAAGAGTCGAACCAAAAGCATCGGGAAAAGACAGCCCCGACACGAAAGTGGAATCAGAGAAGACCAAAAAGAAGCCAGAACCAGAAAATGTGGAAAATCAAGAAGAACCTGTGAAGACTCCACGTAAGTCCCCACCTTCCAcagaggagctggagaagCGTTTCAATGCCCTGGAGAAGCAATTGAGCACAACCAACCTGGAGTCATCCAAGGAAGCGGAGCAAACAAAATCCACAGCAAAAGATCAGAGGTCGACAGAAGCAAGGAATCAAAAGGAAGCTGAGACTGCGGAAAGGGAACAAAAGTCCACGAAAACCTTTGAGGAGAAGCTGAAAGAAGTCAATTCTGTACTGACAAACGATCAGAAGAAATCAGAGGTCGAAGTTCGAGCTGAGGAGAAGCGAAAAAGTTTCGAAGAGCGATGTAAGAGTGCCAGCAAGACGTTGGAGACCAAGGAAAAGGAGGTCACTGCATCGAAGAAAACGGACGAAATTCCATCAAAGAAGGCTGAAGAAACCCAGGAAACTTCAGCAAATAATATTAAGGAGTCTCACGAAACAAAAACGGAAAATACTCGAACAAAAAATACTGAGGAATGTCAGCAAACCGAACAGAAGGATCGCAGTAAGAGAAGAGCTTCGGAACCGCCCTCAACAGAGGATCTTGAAAAACGCTACGAAACCCTGAAGCGTCGCATGAGCAGCAAGAATCATTTTTCCACTCAAAGCGAGACCGTGAACCAAGCTCTCGAACGGATCGAACAGGAGGTCATCTCGGAGTGCGGTGAGGACCGAGCGGCGGAGAAGAAACAGCCGCCGTCAACGGAGGACCTGGAGAGTCGCTTCGAGGCGTTGCATGGCAAGGACAAGGCGGAGAGCAAAACCAAGTCCCAGCCCAAGCTGGTGGATGTGGCCATTGAGGCGCATATACCTTCTCCGCCCCCGGCTCCTCCACTGCCACCCGCGGAGCTCAGGATCCTGGCGGCGCCCACACTtcaccagcagcaggcacTCATCGAAGAGCTCCAGAGCAAAATGCAGGGACAAGGCCCGGGTGAGGAGAACCTCAAGCCCAGCCAGATCAATCCGCAGcgaaagcagcagcaacgacaacggcagctgcaactgcaacagcgACCCACAACGATGGGCGATGAGACCTCGGAAGCACCTGCAAACACGGCTTACTACAGATCGGGAAATGATGAACCCTGGCAGCAGCGAACGGTTCGTCGTTTCTCCGATTTGCCCTCAAGGGCCGATCTGGTAAACCGATTACAATTCCTGGAGAAGCAATTGTATATGAAATTCTACAAGCAGCGCTGTGCAAGTGATTCCGAAGTTGCATCGAAGGCCAATGTCCTAGTGATCAGCGCTGACGGGCCGAGCACCTCGCGCCAGGCTCTGGCCGAAGGCCAGCTGGAGCAGCGTGTCCTGGCCCTGGAGAAGCAGCTGAGCGAGAACAGTCTCAAGTTGCTGGAAGCCATGCGCGAGAAGTCAGCGgcggcagtggctgtggccccCCAGAGCGAGGACAGCGGCTCGCCGCGTCGGCTGAGCACGGACACCATCGATGCCACCACCGGCAAGGAGCTGGTGCGATACACGCAGAACTTTAGCGAGCTGGAGGAAGTGGACTCCCACAAGCCCATCAACATCAGCATCAACATTAAAATGATGGTCAACAAGGACTCTGAACGGAAGAGGAGCGAGTCCAAGTCCACTACAGAGGACCTGGCACGACGTATCGAGCAGCTGGAGGCACAGTTGGTGGAAGAGAGAGCCAAGAACGGCGCCGTCATCCCAGAGAATGAAGCTTTAGAAGagccgcagccacagccgGATAAGCCTGATGAGAGTGAAGCCTCCAAAAAGCAGGAGAAGGATTGCCACAACCAGAATGTCAAAAGCGATGAGACGGTTAGATTGGAAGACCTTCCGCCAGAGGGCATTGAGCCCGAAACGGTGAAGGAGACCAAAACCCTGGAAAATGAAGAGATAGCCCAAGCCCGGGCCAAAGAGGTAGATGGCGATAAAACAGCTAAAGAGGCAGTGGTCGATCCAAAGTCGGAGGTACAAGAAGAGAATACCAAACAGGAAGAGGTAATCAAACCCGAACATGTTGAAGAACCCTCTTCCAAGGAAATGGAACCTCCTCAAGCTGAGAAAGACAAGCCCAACAAAAACGAAGAAACGAAAGCAAAGAAGTGCTGTTCCGACGAGAGCACAGCCAAGAAGAAATCCTCCAATCAGCAGCCAGAAAAGAACCAACCAACTACCAAGGATGCCTCCAAGGAAATGCCAGACAAAATGGTCACCAATGGCAGCGATACTGGACCTGTGGATGCCAGCAACAAGACTGTTGTGCTCCTAATGGACAATGAACCCAAGGCTTCAAGACTCCGGCGCCTGACCAGAGCCAACACCGAAGAACTCGAAGATCTCTTTCAGGCCTTGGAAAAGCAGCTGAACGACCGGAATTTAATCAAGTCCGAAGATGGCCGCCTGATACGAGCTGAAAGCAAGCCCTCTGCCGAGCAAGTGGAGCAGGCTCAGGCCATTACCGATCTCACCAAACAGATCGAGGATTATACCAGTGGAAATGTGGAAGAAGAAAAGCCGGCAAAAGCAGCTAAAGAACCGATAGAAGATAAGCCAGAGGCTGAAGAGCCAAACGACTATGACTGGGGACCCAACCCGGTCAAGCATCACCTGAAACGAAAAACGGTTTACTTACCCTCGACGAAGGAGCTGGAGGCCCGATTCCGTTCGCTCGAACGTCAGATCAAGCTGCTCGAGGATGTGGAAAAGATCGATGTGGAGCAGCGCTTGAAGGAAATCGAACGAAAGATCAAGTTGCAATACTCGCTCTCCCACGAGAAGGACCTCAACAAGTATCTAGATTTGTGCGAGGGCAAGGGCCTAGACGATGACGATCTCGCAGTTGAGGAGACACCAACCAAGGAGGAACCACCTCCACCAGCCACCCAACGTTCGCGTAGTCCTGCACGGAAGACGGCCACCAAGTCGCCGTACACTTCTCCATCGCGCAAGGCAGCCACCAAGTCGCCGTACAATTCTCCATCGCGCAAGGCAGCCAGCAAGTCCCCGTATTCATCGCCGTACACCTCCCCGTATACATCACCATCTCGTCAGCGTCAAAAGACGCCGGGTTCATCACCGACTCGAGCCTCCGAAAAGAAGGCGAAAAGAAGTCCCTACACCTCGCCAGTACGTCGCCAGCCGCATCCCAATGATCTGCCCATCTCCGATGACCTGGAGTTCAAGTATAGAGTCCTCGATCTGGTACGGTCCAAGTCGAAGGAGAATCTGGCCAGGCGTATGAACGATCCCAATCGAAAGCCACCCATTCATCCCCTCGAAATGCTGCTCGATCCGAGTCCCGATAGCAGCGAAATACCCACAACCGGGGAGCTGGAGCATCGCATTCGCCTCCTGGACGAGAAGCTCAAGTCTCCTGTCCGACCCTCCCGCCACAAGTCGCGCTCTCGCTCCCCCACCATCGAGGATATCAAGCGCAAGAAGATGCTGGAAGAGCAGCAGCCCCGGACGCCGGTGCACAATCTCGAACGCCTGGTCAGCTCTCCGGGCAGGCCAGAGCCCCCCACGGCTGAGGAGCTGGACGTGCGCATGCGGGCTCTGGAGGAGGAGCATAGCTTCGACTTTAAGACACAAAAGGACTACAAGGCCTTTAACCAAAAGCTCAAGGACGTTATCTCGCCCTCAATATCCTTCGAAGAGTTCAAATCGGCCAAGTCGCGCGAACAGAGTCCTCGCCGGGGAGGGGGTGCCACCACGCCAAAGTCTGCGATGCGACGCGATGACCCCGATGATTATCGACGCGACGATGCACACTCCAAGCACACCCATACGCACTATCGACCCACCAGTCCCAAGGTGATACGCTTCcgggacgaggacgaggactaCTTCGAGGAGGCGTCAGCGCCGCGCCCAAAGTCACGCCAGTCCAGCGAACGAATGGTGGGCACCGCAAATGAGGTTATGGAGTGTTTATCGGAGAATAATAAAATTCTTCAACGTATTCTTAAGAAGACTCTTGCAGATCAGCCATCAAGCATTcgcagctacagcagcagctcgGCAGAAGGTCTAGACGCCCTGGGCAGTCGCCTGATGAGG GAAACGTCTCCCATCACCCGCACTGGGACGCACACGGGCGTGCCGCTGAGGACGACGGGTGAGAACATCAACGATCGCCTCAGCTCCATCAAGAACTCAATCAAGTCCATCGACACACTGTGTGAGGAGAAGCCCTACCAAAAGGAGAAGTGCCAGCGCTACATTGACTCGCTGTTCACCGACTCCCTGCACTTCGCCAGCAAGAAGAGTTCCGTGGAGGATCTCGCCCACAGTCGCAGCGAGAGTCGGGGCCGGACCATGCAACGCAGCAGCGACTATACCCCATCTATAAGGATAACCTCGGAGCATCGTTCGCTGGGCTCGG